A single Defluviitalea saccharophila DNA region contains:
- a CDS encoding carbohydrate ABC transporter permease: MKNKKLIFNVLKTLALSVVLVLYIIPFVLVLINSFKTRVQIVSNPLRLPENYSLSNYFEAFTKMNYSHAFVNSLIITIFSVILIVVFSSMTAHLLVRKKWMFNKIIFFVFVLSMIIPFQGIMIPLVSIYGSIGMLNSKWSLIYMYIGFGVSLAVFMYHGFIKSIPVELEEAAMIDGCGLMQTFWKIVFPLLMPTTMTIMILDVLWIWNDFLLPSLILIEPTQRTLPLSTYYFYGTYTVNYGLAMAGLILTILPVILFYLFTQKHIINGVLQGSIK, translated from the coding sequence ATGAAGAACAAAAAGCTCATTTTCAACGTTCTTAAAACATTGGCTTTAAGTGTTGTTTTGGTATTGTACATTATACCTTTTGTGTTGGTACTCATTAATTCTTTTAAGACTAGGGTTCAGATTGTTTCCAATCCATTGAGACTTCCGGAAAACTATAGTTTAAGCAACTATTTTGAAGCGTTCACAAAAATGAATTATTCCCATGCTTTTGTGAATTCACTCATTATCACCATATTCAGCGTAATACTCATTGTTGTGTTTTCTTCAATGACAGCCCATTTACTCGTAAGAAAGAAATGGATGTTCAACAAAATTATTTTCTTTGTATTCGTACTGTCAATGATTATTCCTTTTCAAGGCATTATGATTCCCTTAGTAAGTATCTATGGCTCCATTGGCATGCTAAACAGCAAATGGTCACTTATCTATATGTATATAGGCTTTGGAGTTTCTTTGGCAGTCTTTATGTATCATGGTTTCATAAAGAGTATTCCTGTAGAGCTTGAAGAAGCGGCAATGATCGATGGCTGTGGATTAATGCAGACTTTCTGGAAAATAGTATTTCCTCTGTTGATGCCCACCACCATGACAATCATGATATTAGACGTACTATGGATATGGAATGACTTTTTGCTTCCTTCATTAATTTTGATTGAACCCACTCAAAGAACGCTTCCATTATCCACTTACTATTTTTACGGTACATATACTGTAAACTATGGATTGGCTATGGCTGGCTTAATTTTAACCATTTTACCTGTTATATTATTCTATTTATTTACCCAAAAACACATTATTAACGGCGTATTACAGGGCTCAATAAAGTAG
- a CDS encoding sugar ABC transporter permease — translation MNREKSFIKKLGTYLVFAGPATFAFITVIILPFLFGIYLTFTDWNGISSTHSYIGFQNYLSVFKDQTFFNSFLLTIKYVFFTVILTNAVAFLLAFILTSGVKGQNLFRSGFFTPNLIGGVLLGYIWQFIFTNVLVYIGNNFNLPIFSSSWLSNPDKAFWALVIVGVWQYSGYMMIIYISGLMNVPKDIIEAASIDGAGSIRRLINVILPMMVPSFTVCIFLSLQRTFMVYDVNLALTKGGPFKSTELISMTVYNKAFLSQDYGVGQAQAFFLFLIVATITLIQVYFSKKMEVEA, via the coding sequence ATGAACAGGGAAAAAAGTTTTATAAAAAAACTAGGCACATACTTAGTATTTGCAGGACCCGCTACCTTTGCATTTATAACAGTAATCATTTTACCTTTCCTTTTTGGTATATATTTGACTTTTACTGATTGGAACGGTATTTCATCTACTCACTCGTACATTGGGTTTCAAAACTATTTATCAGTCTTTAAGGATCAAACATTCTTTAACTCTTTTTTATTAACCATTAAATATGTGTTCTTTACCGTAATTCTAACGAATGCTGTGGCTTTTTTACTGGCTTTTATTTTAACCAGTGGAGTCAAAGGACAAAACCTGTTTAGAAGTGGATTCTTTACACCTAACCTTATTGGAGGTGTCTTATTAGGATACATATGGCAGTTTATTTTCACAAATGTTTTAGTGTATATAGGAAATAATTTCAATCTCCCTATTTTTTCATCCTCGTGGCTTTCCAATCCTGACAAGGCATTTTGGGCACTGGTTATTGTAGGGGTTTGGCAGTATTCCGGATATATGATGATTATATATATTTCAGGATTAATGAATGTTCCAAAAGATATTATAGAAGCAGCAAGTATAGATGGCGCTGGAAGCATTAGAAGATTGATCAATGTTATTCTGCCTATGATGGTTCCTTCTTTTACAGTATGTATATTCCTGTCTTTACAAAGAACTTTTATGGTTTATGATGTGAATCTGGCTTTAACTAAAGGCGGCCCCTTTAAGAGTACGGAACTGATATCCATGACAGTGTACAATAAGGCATTCTTATCACAAGACTACGGAGTTGGGCAGGCTCAGGCATTTTTCTTATTCTTAATCGTTGCGACAATAACTTTGATTCAAGTATATTTCAGTAAAAAGATGGAGGTGGAAGCATAG
- a CDS encoding ABC transporter substrate-binding protein — MKGFKHLSLLMALVLMIGAMVGCGSKDTAGTSQQEQATGNTQTDSSSPSGKNQIIEITMLNSKGEIQAQLEEAAKAFTADNPNIKLDVVVADAGQSPFEKISVMYAAGNAPALAMLDPVDIPSLADKFLDLSNEKWISDAANNSLDNVTLDGKVMAFPFAVEGAGFIYNKAILDQAGVDPTAIKTTKELEDAFNKVKAAGFEALAISPMDWSLAGHFLPISYATQSSNSADVAKFLNDLKAGSVDLKANKPFNGLMDTFDMMKQYNMYKNDPLAATYESNQQAMGSGEVGFWFMGNWTWPQIYEFAQVNEGFGFMPVPISNNPDDYGNTGIPVGVTKYIGIDKVNNSEEQQAAAKQFLEWLVYSEKGQDMIVNKANIIPAFNNITLEPQDPLAKSIKEYMTSGKMIQFMTTMPADHWAEVGASMQKYLADMIDRAALIEEIETYWKNVK; from the coding sequence ATGAAAGGATTTAAGCATTTGTCATTATTAATGGCTCTTGTACTTATGATTGGAGCAATGGTTGGATGCGGATCAAAGGATACCGCTGGAACATCTCAACAGGAACAGGCGACAGGAAATACGCAAACAGATTCTTCATCTCCATCAGGAAAAAATCAAATCATTGAAATTACAATGCTCAATTCAAAAGGCGAAATACAAGCTCAATTAGAAGAAGCTGCCAAAGCTTTCACTGCAGACAATCCAAATATTAAATTGGACGTAGTAGTAGCTGATGCAGGCCAATCACCTTTTGAAAAGATATCCGTTATGTATGCTGCAGGGAATGCTCCTGCATTGGCAATGTTAGACCCAGTGGATATTCCAAGTTTAGCGGATAAATTTTTAGATCTTAGCAATGAAAAATGGATTTCTGACGCTGCCAATAATAGCTTGGACAATGTAACCCTTGACGGAAAGGTAATGGCTTTCCCATTTGCAGTTGAAGGTGCAGGCTTTATATATAATAAGGCGATATTAGATCAAGCTGGTGTTGATCCAACAGCTATAAAGACAACAAAAGAGTTAGAGGATGCCTTTAATAAAGTAAAAGCTGCAGGATTTGAAGCATTAGCAATTTCCCCAATGGATTGGTCCTTGGCTGGTCACTTCTTACCAATATCTTATGCTACACAATCCAGTAATTCTGCGGATGTTGCTAAATTCTTAAATGACTTAAAAGCAGGTAGTGTAGACTTAAAAGCTAACAAGCCTTTTAACGGCTTAATGGATACTTTTGATATGATGAAACAATACAATATGTATAAAAACGATCCATTGGCAGCTACATATGAAAGCAATCAACAAGCTATGGGTTCCGGAGAAGTAGGATTCTGGTTCATGGGTAACTGGACATGGCCTCAAATTTATGAATTTGCTCAAGTGAATGAAGGATTTGGATTTATGCCGGTACCAATCAGTAATAACCCAGATGACTACGGAAATACAGGTATTCCTGTTGGTGTAACCAAATACATAGGAATTGACAAAGTAAATAACAGTGAAGAACAACAGGCTGCTGCAAAACAATTTTTAGAATGGTTGGTATACAGCGAAAAAGGTCAAGACATGATCGTAAACAAAGCGAATATCATTCCTGCATTTAATAATATTACTTTAGAACCTCAAGATCCTTTGGCAAAATCTATAAAAGAATATATGACCAGCGGAAAAATGATTCAATTTATGACAACCATGCCAGCAGATCATTGGGCAGAAGTAGGTGCTTCAATGCAAAAATACTTAGCAGATATGATTGATAGAGCTGCATTAATTGAAGAGATTGAGACATATTGGAAAAATGTGAAATAA
- a CDS encoding methyl-accepting chemotaxis protein, producing MRIEFNIFRKLPKLFGRIGIAQRLIITFILLSVIPLSFTAAFAYMNAQSTLENEVGFYSKKMVEQVSSNIDLKMKEIENMSMMFVSNIEYIEILEKSTYDNSMKRLESFKAIQKNLNSMMSSNNYIKGIYIYLENGEAIGAGNDYTRGSAGSKDDVRKQFLECVKNNDGNTVWLSGFNDSYDYIYLLRPVRSLKTLENIGVITFFISVDEINSVLQNIGLENGADIFLLNQTRKIISHLDTKKIGTELTDTYLDKVYASNESGNFTDSGYLISYTTNSSGWKIVTSERVSSLMREMEIVKHSIIGIVMVCIIVSVIVGIIIALGISKPLKNIMNLMSKAEQGDLTVRSSIRSNDEIGKLSYSFNRMIENIRRLITQVDEVREKVESDTDVIRNSSLQSSAAAAQVSTAVNELAEGSTEQARQAEKTNLLMDNLAKNINHVIARIEEIMQRIHQVETARDYAANIMKALNEKTQNALHSSNKINEEIMHLDKETKEVIKVVKAIAGISEQTNLLALNAAIEAARAGEAGKGFAVVAEEIRKLALGTKDATGMITGIIDHIQSKTENTVSIVRKSDKIFEEQRNIVFETNHAFAQMAECMQTIIKQIEDISSKIENIEEQKEKAVSSIAQIAAITEENAASIEEVTATSQEQASSAEELAILAKNLTEVTSRLKASMLRFKI from the coding sequence ATGAGAATAGAATTTAATATTTTTAGGAAACTTCCAAAGCTTTTCGGTCGAATAGGCATAGCGCAAAGACTTATTATAACTTTTATCCTTTTGAGCGTTATCCCTTTGAGTTTTACTGCGGCGTTTGCTTATATGAATGCCCAGAGTACCCTGGAAAATGAAGTAGGCTTTTATTCAAAGAAGATGGTTGAACAGGTATCTTCAAACATTGATTTAAAAATGAAAGAAATCGAAAACATGTCCATGATGTTTGTGTCCAATATAGAATATATAGAAATCTTAGAAAAAAGTACCTATGACAATTCTATGAAAAGATTGGAATCTTTTAAAGCAATACAGAAAAATTTGAATTCCATGATGTCTTCTAATAATTACATAAAAGGGATCTATATATATTTAGAGAATGGAGAAGCTATAGGCGCTGGAAATGATTATACCAGAGGGAGCGCTGGCAGCAAGGATGATGTTAGGAAGCAGTTTTTGGAGTGTGTAAAAAACAATGATGGGAATACTGTCTGGCTTTCAGGATTTAATGATTCTTATGATTACATATATTTATTAAGACCTGTTCGTAGTTTGAAAACCCTTGAAAATATAGGGGTTATAACCTTTTTTATCAGTGTTGATGAAATAAATTCTGTTCTTCAGAATATAGGTTTGGAAAATGGAGCAGACATATTTCTGCTTAACCAAACCAGAAAAATCATTTCTCATTTAGATACTAAAAAGATTGGAACTGAATTAACGGATACATATTTAGATAAAGTATATGCTTCAAATGAATCCGGCAATTTTACGGACTCGGGATATCTTATCAGTTATACAACCAATAGCAGTGGGTGGAAGATCGTAACCAGTGAACGGGTTTCCTCTCTTATGAGAGAAATGGAAATCGTTAAACACAGTATCATTGGTATAGTGATGGTATGTATCATTGTATCTGTAATTGTGGGAATCATTATAGCTCTTGGTATCTCTAAACCTTTAAAAAACATCATGAACCTTATGAGCAAAGCGGAACAAGGGGATTTAACCGTAAGATCATCTATCCGTAGTAATGATGAGATCGGGAAACTATCCTATAGTTTCAATAGAATGATCGAAAATATCAGAAGATTAATTACGCAAGTAGATGAAGTAAGAGAAAAGGTGGAAAGTGATACGGATGTTATAAGAAATTCGTCTTTGCAATCTTCAGCAGCTGCTGCTCAAGTATCTACTGCAGTTAACGAATTGGCGGAAGGTTCTACGGAACAAGCAAGACAAGCCGAAAAGACTAATTTATTAATGGACAATCTGGCAAAGAATATTAATCATGTTATTGCGAGAATAGAAGAGATTATGCAGAGAATACATCAAGTGGAAACAGCGAGGGATTATGCGGCAAATATTATGAAAGCCCTTAATGAAAAAACTCAAAATGCTCTTCATTCGTCCAATAAAATTAATGAAGAAATAATGCATTTAGACAAAGAAACCAAAGAAGTGATCAAAGTTGTTAAGGCTATTGCAGGGATTAGCGAACAAACCAATCTCCTTGCCTTAAATGCAGCTATTGAAGCCGCCAGGGCGGGGGAAGCAGGGAAGGGTTTTGCGGTTGTAGCGGAAGAGATTCGTAAACTGGCGTTAGGAACTAAAGATGCTACAGGCATGATCACAGGAATTATTGATCATATCCAATCCAAGACGGAAAATACAGTTTCTATCGTCAGAAAGTCCGATAAGATATTCGAAGAACAGAGGAATATTGTTTTTGAAACAAACCATGCCTTTGCTCAAATGGCAGAATGTATGCAAACCATTATTAAACAGATAGAAGATATAAGCAGTAAAATAGAAAATATTGAGGAGCAAAAAGAAAAAGCAGTCAGTTCCATAGCTCAAATTGCGGCCATCACCGAGGAAAATGCGGCTTCTATTGAGGAAGTTACTGCTACCAGCCAGGAACAGGCAAGTTCTGCAGAAGAATTAGCAATATTGGCTAAAAACCTGACGGAAGTGACCAGCAGGCTCAAGGCATCTATGCTCCGGTTTAAAATCTAA
- a CDS encoding YkuS family protein produces the protein MKNIGVQKGLSPIKDYLSSKGYNVQEFDTSAENAVQNLGNVDAIVVTGMDQNVMGIQTTSTKVPIIDASGMVPEEVEKSINRMS, from the coding sequence ATGAAAAACATTGGAGTTCAAAAAGGTTTATCACCAATTAAAGACTATCTAAGCAGTAAAGGATATAATGTCCAAGAATTTGATACGAGTGCAGAAAATGCAGTTCAAAATTTAGGCAATGTAGATGCTATTGTCGTAACTGGTATGGATCAAAATGTTATGGGCATTCAAACAACATCTACAAAAGTTCCAATTATTGATGCCAGCGGCATGGTGCCGGAAGAAGTTGAAAAATCAATTAATCGAATGAGTTAG